Below is a genomic region from Kribbella qitaiheensis.
GTTCGCAAGCTCGGCCAGCCGCTGGTTCCACTGCTCATCGCCCGGGTTCCAAGAGAATCCGACCCGATCCAGCAGATCGATCTGCCAGTCGTCCAGCTGGCCGAAGCGTCGCGCTCGACGCTGCGCCTTGGTCCACGAGGACAGATTCACCCCGTCGACCGTGATCAGACCATCGGGCACGTACATCACCTTCAGTTGGCCTAGCTCGGCGCGGAGCGCCTTCAACTCCTCATATGTGTTCCGCCACGCGGTTTCGGTGCGGTTCTGGAAGTCGATGCCGATCTCGTGCAGCAGCTGGATCTGTTCAGCGGTGAGGTGACCGCGCCGGTTGGTGGCGACCTGACCTTCGATCCAGCGAGCTTCTCGCGAGGTACTCGGCAGGCGCAGCAGGCTGCCGCGGTGCTCGTAGAGGGCTTTGACTTCCTGGTAGCGCTGCATCCAGCGGGCGGCCACTCCGTCCCAAGGGAACTCGATCTCATCGAGCAGCCGGATCCTCTCCTCGGACAGCTTGCCGACGCGGTGACGTTGCCGCTGCGCGTTGAACCAATTCGCCAGGACGACTCCGTGCGGGGTCGCATAGTCTTCGTCGACCAGCAGATGCCCGTTGTCTTCCTTCAGGCGCCGGGCATCGGAGTAGGTGCGCATCCAGTTCTCTTCGAGTTGCGACCAGACGATCCCGAGCTTCTCCAGCAGTTCGGCGCGATCCTCGGACAGCTCACCCGCGTTGTAGAAAACCCTTTGTCTGTTCCACCAGGAGCCGAGCCTCAGCCCGTCGTTGGTGATCCAGGTCCACGGGATCTCCACATTTCCCTGGACCTGAAGGTAGGCGCAGGCTGCGCCGTAGTACTCCTCCCAGCTCGGCGCGGTCGACTGCACAGCGCGGATGGTGATCGCCCGGGCAAACAGGTCGGGAACGTCGACGCCGGTCACGCTCAACCACGGCGGCAACTTCACCTCCCGCGACGCCGGCTCGAACAGCGTTCCCTCGCCGAGCTGGCGACGCTTCAAGCGCAACTGATCGTCGAGCCGGTCGTCGTGGTCACGCAGTGCCCGCAGAACCTGCCAGACCGGTTCCCAGTCGCTGCCTTCCAGAGCAGCCTCGGGGCTTTCCCCTTCGCTGAGCAGCAGGGGGACGACGATGGTGGCGACCTTGTCCTGCCGGCCGCCGGTGCGCAGGGCGCGGCCGAGTGCCTGGATGGTGTCGATCGCCGATCGACGTGGCCGGGTGAACACCACGGCATCGACCGCCGGGACGTCCACACCTTCCGACAGCACGCGCGCGTTGCTGACCACAGCCAACTCGTCGCCGGCGGCGGCGAGCCGGTCAATGACCCGGCGGCGCAGGTGCGGTGGCTGGGCGCCAGATACGTGCCCGGCCCACAGGTTCAGCGGCCCACCGGGTAGCAGTCCGGCCGCTGCAGGCAGTGTGGTCGCCCAGGTACGCGCGTCCGCAACGCGGTGGTGGTAGCTGATCGCGCGACGCACGCCGTACTCGGTCATCGTGCGCAGGACCGCGATCTGCCCAGCCAGCGTCGCCGGCTGGATCGACGAAGCACCCAGACGCATCGCCAGGCTCTCGTCCAGAGTCAGCCGGTGAATCTCTTCGTTGGTCACCACCGGAACAATCACGCGGTAGTCGGCGAGCAGCCCCATTGTGATGGCCCGGCTGAACGGCAGCCGCCAGCACACCTGGCCGTAGATCTTCTCATCATCCATCGAGACCACAGCGTCGCCGCTGGTGGTCGCGACCCGCGGCGTTGCAGTCATGTACAGCCGGCGTTTGGCGGGCACCTGGGCGTCGTGGTGGACGACCTTCCACGGACCGTCGGCCTTTCCCGTCGTCCGGTGCGCCTCATCCACCACCGCCAGATCCCACCTGCGCATCAGATAACTGCTGTGCGCGGCCGCGATCACCGGCAGCGACGCATAGGTCGACAGCACCGTCACCCGACGGCGACCACGTACGGTGTCCGCGAGCACGTCGGCGGTTGTGGTGACCACGACATCCGGCTGGCCTTCAAGCAGTGCGATCTCGGCGATCGTGGGATCTGAGCAGACCGCGACAACAGTGCCCAGCGACATGCCAGCGACGGCACGGTAGGCCTGCAGCGTCTGCACGAGCAGTTCGATGGTCGGCAAGACCACCAGTACTCGGCCGGTCGCAGCCAGGTTGGCTGCGACCGGCCCCGCCGATGCGGGTCTTCCCGATCCCACAGGCTCCGATCAAACTCGTCCGGCCGCCTACACCGATCGCGGTGGTCACCGCGTCCACGGCTTCCACCTGATGCGGCCACAGCTCGCTCTGCACAGTCTGTCCCATCCGCACGTCGCTCAGCTTTGCTAATCCCTCGACCCGACGGGCCTCGCCGGCACCGCCGTACCGGGCAGGAGTTCTACCGGGCTCAGTATCGCCTGCTGGATGTCGTCGACCAGGAACTGAGCGTCACCGACCGCCGGACTCGCGAACAGCGCGGTGGCGATCGCGCCGAGGGTCGTCTGCGACTGCGGACGACCCTCAACTTGGAGCCAAGCGCAATCGTCAACGGGTTCTTCAGTTCGCGCAGTCGCCTCGGGTCACTCGATCAGCCGCACATGGGCTGGTAACTCTGGAGAGCCTTGTCCTTGGCCATCTTGGTGTACTGCTTGCCGTCGATATCGACGGTGTCACCGCTCTTGCTAGCGGTGACCTTGCCGGTGCCACCCCCGTCCGACCAAATGATCTGATCGCCTTCCGTACTGAGTTCGCCGGACGAGGTCGCCTCGGTATCGATGACCGCATTGCTCTTGCCAGGTTTGTCGCACCCGAACTCGTAGTAGGCAACCGAGTTCCCGTCGATCACGAGCTGGCCTTCCTTGTCGTAGTACTCGCCGCTGGGACCGTCAGACCCGCCGCTACAGCCAGCCAGCACGCACGCAAGTGCCGAGAGCAGTACCGCCGCCGGGATCGCGAGGCGCTGCTTCCGGAGTCGGACACTTCTGATGATCATGCGGTTGGCCCCCAGTGTCTTCGTTGGCGCATGCCCTTCGACACGCTGCTCCGGGGACCATTGTCCCATAGATGAAATTTCAACTTAAATCTCTGCTTGGAGCATCGCACCGAGCGCTGGTTCTCCTTGCGGGGTGGCACGATGTTGGGCATGTCCACCGATGTTGTGCATCACATGTACACGCGTGCCGCCGACCTTGTCCCTTACTGCGGTGTAGTGCCCGGGCCGGATCCGGTCACTGGTGACTGGCACACCGGCCACGAGCGGGACGATCTGCTGAAATGCGTGGAGTTCGGCCTGCCTGCGTGCACTACCTGCCTGTCACCCCAGGCGCTCGGTGGCTTCACGCCGCTGATCATGGAGGAGGAGCGGTAGTCGCGTGCAGGAGGTGGACATGCCGGCAGCCGTGTCGAACCAAGTCGTGATTGGCCTCAAGCCCGAGGGAACGCGCGCAGGTCGCGGACGTGCTCTACGGATCGACCCAGCGGCCTCAGTCGGAAGTCACCGCGCCGCCTAGCTGGAGCGGCTAGGTGCCATCGGACTGGGCATGGCTCGTACGCTCTCGCGTGATGAGGAGTGCCATCTGGAGCACCCCTGCATGACAGATGCAGCTCCGCGATGTTCACCATCAGTCCTGGCGCCGACTGGCGCGAAGCTGTCCGGATCAATTCTAGGCAAGCACGGCCGCGGCGTTCTTGCGGCTGACGTCGAGTCGTGGATGCCCCGGTGTAACTGCCTGGCTCTGCGCGATTGGCACTATGCCGACGACCTGGTGTGGCTGGTGCCTGCGCTCGGGCTGCCAGTAACGTGTCGCTCTCGCATGCTGTGACACGTCGGCTTGGTCGCCTACAATTGGCAGGTCACTCCCCCCTAGTAGCGCCATAGGCACAGTGCGGAAGGATGCGGCCTATGGTCACGATCCACGAGGTACTCGAGCAGTTGCGGGCGACTGCTCTTGACGAGCGCGACAAGGGCGACAAGTTCGAGCGGCTGGTTGCCAGCTATTTGCGCAGCGACCCTGAGTGGACAGCGCGCTTCTCCGAGGTGTGGCTTTGGTCGCAGTGGCCTGGTCGGCAGGGTCGGCCCGATACCGGAATCGATTTGGTGGCGGCGAACCGTGACCGCGACGACTACACCGCAATTCAGTGCAAGTTCTATGACCCCAGCCACAAAGTTGCCAAGGCAGACATCGACTCCTTTGTGGCATCGTCAGGCCGTGTCGAGTTCTCTGACCGTTATATCTTCGACACCGCCGCAGACTGGTCCGACAACGCCAAGCACGCGCTTGAGGGGCTCGCTGTCCCTGTGCAGCGAATCGACATCGGCTACTTGTCCGAGGCCAGGGTGGACTGGTCTCAATTTTCGTGGACGACCCCTGAGGTCCTGGTGCCGACCGGACCGAAGGTACTCCCGCCTCATCAGCAACGCGCCCTCGACGATGTCCGCCGCGGGTACCTCGAGCACGATCGAGGCAAGCTCGTCATGGCTTGCGGCACTGGAAAGACGTTCACTTCATTGCGGATCGCCGAGGATCTGGTCGGCGTCGGCGGCAGTGTGCTGTTCCTTGTTCCGTCTATCCAACTGCTAAGCCAGTCACTGCGCGAATGGATGGCCGAGGCGTCGCTCGACATTCGCCCGTTTGCCGTCTGTTCTGATGTGCGGGTCGGTCGCCGTGTAAACAGCGACGACGCGGATATGTCGATCATCGACCTCACAGAGCCCGCCACTACCGACGCAGCCGCCCTCCTGGCCAGAATGACCAGCGGCCGGCATGCAACGGACCGGATGAAGGTGGTCTTCGCCACCTACCAATCCATCGACGTTGTGGCCAAGGCACAGCAGGCTGGCCTGGATGCGTTCGACCTGATCATTTGCGACGAGGCCCACCGGACCACCGGTGTCACCATCGCTGGGACAGACGAGTCTCACTTCGTGAGGGTGCACGACAATGACTATTTGAAGGCAGCCAAGCGGCTCTATATGACCGCAACGCCCAGAGTCTTCGGTGAGGAGGTTCGTCGCAAGGCCCTCGATGCCGAGGCCATCCTCGCCGATATGGGAGATGCGGGTACCTACGGCCCCGAGCTGCACCGGCTCGGCTTCGGGGACGCAGTTGAGGCGGACCTGCTGACCGATTACAAGGTGCTGGTCCTGGCTGTCGACGAGTCCTATGTCGCGGAGAACTTCCAGGGCGCCATGGCGCACGGGGGCGAGATCGCTCTCGGTGATGCGGCCAAGCTGATCGGGTGCTGGAACGGTCTATCGAAACATTATGGCTCGGCAAGCACGGAGATCGAAGACAGAGCGCCGATGCGCATGGCGGTTGCCTTTGCCAAAGACATCAAGGCCTCCAAGATCGCAGCATCCAGCTTCCCGGCCCTGATCGACCGGGCACTCCAGGACGAGGCCGCGAACGGTGCCGTGCGCAACCAACTCCGCGTTGAGGCTGCACATGTGGACGGCACGATGGGAATCCACGAGCGCAACATGCATCTGGCCTGGCTGAGAGACAAGACTCCCGATGACGTATGCCGCGTCCTTACCAACGCCCGTTGCCTCTCCGAGGGCGTGGACGTGCCGGCCCTCGACGCTGTGCTCTTCTTGACCCCG
It encodes:
- a CDS encoding Helicase associated domain protein, which codes for MGSGRPASAGPVAANLAATGRVLVVLPTIELLVQTLQAYRAVAGMSLGTVVAVCSDPTIAEIALLEGQPDVVVTTTADVLADTVRGRRRVTVLSTYASLPVIAAAHSSYLMRRWDLAVVDEAHRTTGKADGPWKVVHHDAQVPAKRRLYMTATPRVATTSGDAVVSMDDEKIYGQVCWRLPFSRAITMGLLADYRVIVPVVTNEEIHRLTLDESLAMRLGASSIQPATLAGQIAVLRTMTEYGVRRAISYHHRVADARTWATTLPAAAGLLPGGPLNLWAGHVSGAQPPHLRRRVIDRLAAAGDELAVVSNARVLSEGVDVPAVDAVVFTRPRRSAIDTIQALGRALRTGGRQDKVATIVVPLLLSEGESPEAALEGSDWEPVWQVLRALRDHDDRLDDQLRLKRRQLGEGTLFEPASREVKLPPWLSVTGVDVPDLFARAITIRAVQSTAPSWEEYYGAACAYLQVQGNVEIPWTWITNDGLRLGSWWNRQRVFYNAGELSEDRAELLEKLGIVWSQLEENWMRTYSDARRLKEDNGHLLVDEDYATPHGVVLANWFNAQRQRHRVGKLSEERIRLLDEIEFPWDGVAARWMQRYQEVKALYEHRGSLLRLPSTSREARWIEGQVATNRRGHLTAEQIQLLHEIGIDFQNRTETAWRNTYEELKALRAELGQLKVMYVPDGLITVDGVNLSSWTKAQRRARRFGQLDDWQIDLLDRVGFSWNPGDEQWNQRLAELANFVARNGHIKVPGKTPLQSWLYQQRKKRNLGALPDEAAAELAEIDPHWYSESESLTSEYTRNFFQLTDRSWAKIRPLIPEPAQGSETWRNNDLRNVIENIVWKLRTGARWDDIRIDYGSTVTVSAWYHQWDKDGIWTQIEKVITLHTRRS